One window from the genome of Caloranaerobacter sp. TR13 encodes:
- a CDS encoding sigma factor G inhibitor Gin, with product MDLKICKMCNKLDYNGIDLLGVHICKECEDDIISINIKDIKYEYYKTMIKHIWIEYLVDVS from the coding sequence ATGGACCTAAAAATATGTAAAATGTGTAATAAACTAGATTATAATGGTATAGATTTATTAGGAGTACATATATGCAAGGAATGTGAAGATGATATTATTAGCATAAATATTAAAGATATAAAGTATGAATATTACAAGACGATGATTAAACATATTTGGATAGAATATTTAGTAGATGTAAGTTAA
- a CDS encoding HD-GYP domain-containing protein, which translates to MDFNLNEFLLAVSWALDFVETDILGIPLNHSKRVAYISLRMAEEIGMHPEEIFDLVSLALLHDNSISEKAIHDTLQNKNVDILNSIESCRNHCIVSEENLKNYPFLTNVEGVILYHHENYDGSGFFGKKGDSIPLMSQIISLADTLDLRFDLKNSYLKNRNKIISFVKANENKLFSSKLVDIFLKVSKNTSFWLDLKDEYVIRVLKSNVPSFSKNLSLEKIHDITKVFSKIIDSKSKFTLKHSYGLSLKASEMCDYYNKDKEEKLKLIIAADLHDLGKLAIPNSILDKDGKLTEKEFDIIRTHTYYTRIVLSEISGFEEITEWAANHHEKLDGSGYPFGKNNKQLDFNSRLMACLDIYQALTEERPYRKPMPHYKAIEILRQIADNGAIDSMIVNDINKVFSK; encoded by the coding sequence ATGGATTTTAACCTAAATGAATTTTTACTAGCTGTATCATGGGCGTTAGATTTCGTTGAAACAGATATACTTGGAATACCATTGAATCATTCAAAAAGAGTTGCATACATATCTTTAAGAATGGCTGAAGAAATAGGAATGCATCCAGAAGAAATTTTCGATTTAGTGTCTCTAGCTCTTCTACACGATAATAGTATAAGCGAAAAAGCTATACATGATACTTTGCAAAATAAAAACGTTGATATATTAAATAGTATTGAAAGTTGTAGGAATCATTGTATTGTATCTGAAGAAAATTTAAAAAATTATCCGTTCTTGACTAATGTTGAAGGTGTAATTTTATATCATCATGAAAATTACGATGGAAGCGGTTTTTTTGGCAAAAAAGGAGATAGTATTCCTTTAATGTCTCAAATAATTTCTTTAGCCGATACATTAGATTTAAGATTTGATTTAAAAAACTCATATTTAAAAAATAGAAATAAAATAATATCTTTTGTGAAGGCTAATGAAAATAAACTATTCTCTAGTAAGTTAGTTGATATATTTCTGAAAGTTAGTAAGAACACTAGTTTTTGGCTAGATTTAAAAGATGAATACGTAATTAGAGTATTAAAATCTAATGTACCTTCTTTTAGTAAAAATTTAAGTCTAGAAAAAATACATGATATAACAAAAGTTTTTTCAAAAATTATAGACTCTAAATCTAAATTTACACTTAAACATTCATATGGGTTAAGCTTAAAAGCATCTGAAATGTGTGATTATTATAATAAAGATAAAGAAGAAAAACTAAAATTAATTATTGCTGCAGATTTGCATGACTTAGGAAAATTAGCAATACCTAATTCTATATTAGATAAGGATGGTAAATTAACAGAAAAAGAATTTGATATAATAAGAACTCACACTTATTATACTAGAATAGTTTTAAGTGAAATAAGTGGTTTTGAAGAGATTACTGAATGGGCAGCAAATCACCATGAAAAATTAGATGGATCAGGGTATCCTTTTGGAAAAAATAATAAACAACTAGATTTTAACTCAAGACTTATGGCCTGTTTGGATATTTATCAAGCACTCACTGAAGAAAGGCCTTATCGTAAACCAATGCCTCACTATAAAGCTATAGAAATTTTAAGACAAATAGCAGATAATGGAGCTATTGATAGCATGATAGTAAATGATATTAATAAAGTTTTTTCTAAATAA
- a CDS encoding helix-turn-helix domain-containing protein, with protein sequence MKLINDKQEKNLIGKRLKIARLKNNLTQQQVSIKLQTMDIHIDRASISKIEQCKRIVTDYELVAFSKLLGVSVNWLLGIEKE encoded by the coding sequence ATGAAACTAATAAATGATAAACAAGAAAAAAATTTAATTGGTAAAAGATTGAAAATAGCACGTTTAAAAAACAATTTAACCCAACAGCAGGTTTCAATAAAACTACAAACTATGGATATTCATATCGATAGAGCTAGTATATCAAAAATAGAACAATGTAAAAGAATAGTTACCGACTATGAATTAGTAGCTTTTTCTAAACTTTTAGGTGTTAGTGTAAATTGGTTATTAGGTATTGAAAAAGAATAA
- a CDS encoding diguanylate cyclase — MIEEIILLLYEDGEILFCSSEKSEFYKSLVVNSDILKLNKKNNLNKLEYKGHMIKSQKVFHNDNIFYLISITTSPFNINYYRELAYIDSFTNLHNRNFWEHFKEGILNFPDYETYGVIIIDMDNLKYINDNWGHKSGDKAIKIVSQSIKESIRKKDIPIRYGGDEFIIIVPNVGNNVMKKIINRIEHNIALKSKKLPFKISVSFGFSNTNNINNLQSAFEKADYFMYKRKTLKFNKNKRIYLKS, encoded by the coding sequence ATGATAGAAGAAATTATTTTATTATTATATGAAGATGGAGAAATATTATTCTGTAGTTCAGAAAAATCTGAATTCTATAAGTCTCTAGTGGTGAATTCTGATATTTTAAAACTAAATAAAAAAAATAACCTTAATAAATTAGAATATAAAGGTCATATGATAAAAAGCCAAAAAGTATTTCATAATGACAATATATTTTATTTAATCTCCATCACTACCAGTCCATTTAATATAAATTATTATAGAGAACTTGCATATATAGATTCTTTTACTAATTTGCATAATAGGAATTTTTGGGAACACTTTAAAGAAGGAATTTTAAACTTTCCTGATTATGAAACATATGGAGTAATAATAATAGATATGGATAACTTGAAATATATAAATGATAATTGGGGTCATAAATCAGGAGATAAAGCTATAAAAATAGTGTCTCAATCGATTAAAGAATCTATAAGAAAAAAAGATATACCAATAAGATATGGTGGAGATGAATTTATAATTATAGTTCCTAATGTAGGAAATAATGTAATGAAAAAAATAATCAATAGAATTGAACATAATATTGCACTAAAAAGCAAAAAACTTCCTTTTAAAATAAGTGTTAGCTTTGGCTTCTCTAATACAAATAATATCAATAATTTACAATCAGCTTTTGAAAAAGCAGACTATTTTATGTATAAAAGAAAAACATTAAAATTTAATAAAAACAAAAGGATCTATTTAAAAAGCTGA
- a CDS encoding NADP-dependent malic enzyme: MMNIGERSLKLHEKTKGKISIKSKIDVVDKESLSLAYTPGVAEPCKRIKQDKNNIYKYTSKGNMVAIVTDGSAVLGLGDIGADAALPVMEGKAILFKEFADIDSFPICINSKDVDTIVNTIKLISSSFGGINLEDISAPRCFEIEERLKKELDIPVFHDDQHGTAVVVLAGLLNSARLLKRELKSFKIVINGAGAAGIAICKLLLKVGIKDIIVCDSKGAIYNGREDLNWVKEEISQITNPREEKGKLKDVIKGKDVFIGVSAPGVLTGDMIQNMNEDPIIFALSNPIPEIMPDIAKEYGAKIVATGRSDFSNQINNVLAFPGIFRGALDAKAKAINDDMKIAAAYAIASIIEDDELKSDYIIPNPFDKRVVKRVSDAVKDIINN, from the coding sequence ATTATGAATATAGGTGAAAGATCCCTTAAATTGCATGAAAAAACTAAAGGTAAAATTTCTATCAAGTCAAAGATCGATGTTGTTGACAAGGAGAGTTTATCACTAGCATATACACCTGGAGTTGCAGAGCCTTGTAAGCGTATAAAACAAGATAAAAATAATATATATAAATATACATCTAAAGGCAATATGGTTGCTATTGTAACAGATGGTAGTGCTGTTCTAGGCTTAGGAGATATAGGCGCAGATGCTGCATTACCTGTTATGGAAGGGAAAGCAATACTTTTTAAAGAATTCGCAGATATAGATAGTTTTCCGATTTGTATTAATTCTAAGGATGTAGATACAATAGTTAATACTATAAAGCTTATAAGTTCATCTTTTGGAGGTATAAATCTTGAAGATATTTCAGCTCCAAGATGTTTTGAAATAGAGGAAAGGCTAAAAAAAGAATTAGATATTCCTGTATTTCATGATGATCAACATGGTACAGCTGTTGTAGTATTGGCAGGTCTTTTAAATAGTGCAAGACTTCTAAAAAGGGAACTAAAGAGCTTCAAAATAGTTATTAATGGAGCAGGAGCCGCAGGAATAGCAATTTGTAAATTACTTTTAAAAGTAGGAATAAAAGACATAATCGTATGCGATAGTAAAGGAGCTATTTATAACGGTAGAGAAGATTTAAATTGGGTTAAAGAAGAAATTTCTCAAATTACAAATCCAAGAGAAGAAAAGGGTAAGCTTAAAGATGTGATTAAAGGTAAAGATGTATTTATAGGGGTATCAGCGCCAGGGGTTTTAACAGGAGATATGATTCAAAATATGAATGAAGATCCAATTATATTTGCTCTTTCTAACCCTATACCAGAAATTATGCCTGATATTGCAAAAGAGTATGGGGCAAAAATAGTTGCTACCGGTAGATCTGATTTTAGCAATCAGATAAATAATGTATTAGCTTTTCCTGGAATTTTTAGAGGTGCTTTAGATGCTAAAGCAAAAGCTATAAATGATGATATGAAAATAGCAGCAGCTTATGCAATTGCATCTATTATAGAAGATGATGAATTAAAGAGTGATTATATAATACCTAATCCATTTGATAAGAGAGTTGTGAAAAGAGTATCAGATGCTGTAAAGGATATAATAAATAATTAG
- a CDS encoding Fe-S-containing hydro-lyase, translated as MKEIKITTPLNDNIIKKLNAGDRVYITGTIYTARDAAHKRMVDSLKNSESLPFDINNSIIYYVGPCPPKPGHVIGSAGPTTSYRMDDYTPILLKAGLKGMIGKGNRSKEVIDSIIKYNCVYFAAIGGAGALISNCIKSSEIIAYEDLGTEAIRKLYVEDLPVIVAIDSKGNNLYDINIRNK; from the coding sequence TTGAAAGAAATAAAAATAACTACTCCATTAAATGATAATATTATAAAAAAGTTAAATGCTGGGGATAGAGTATATATTACAGGTACTATTTATACTGCTAGAGATGCAGCACATAAAAGAATGGTAGATAGTTTAAAAAACAGTGAAAGCTTACCTTTTGATATAAATAATTCTATAATCTATTATGTTGGACCATGTCCACCAAAACCAGGTCATGTAATAGGTTCAGCAGGTCCTACTACCAGTTATAGAATGGACGATTATACTCCTATATTATTAAAAGCTGGACTAAAAGGAATGATAGGAAAAGGGAATAGAAGTAAAGAGGTTATTGATTCAATAATAAAATATAATTGTGTGTACTTTGCTGCGATAGGAGGAGCAGGAGCTTTGATTTCAAACTGTATTAAATCCTCAGAAATTATAGCCTATGAAGATTTGGGTACAGAAGCTATTAGAAAACTTTATGTAGAGGATTTACCAGTTATAGTTGCTATAGATAGTAAAGGAAATAATTTATATGATATAAATATTAGAAATAAATAA
- a CDS encoding fumarate hydratase has protein sequence MRKINVSEIIDKVKEMCIKANYELGEDVLKKLQSAKDKEQSPIGKDILDKLIWNANISKDKQMPMCQDTGMAVFFVEIGQDIYIEGGNLTEAINEGVRRGYKEGFLRKSVVNDPIIRENTMDNTPAIIHYDLVEGDRLKISFAPKGFGSENMSGLKMLKPSDGIEGIKKFVLDVVKNAGANPCPPIVVGVGIGGTMEKACILAKKALFRKIGEFNPIKHIEKLEKELLDEINKTGIGPQGLGGDVTALSVNIEVFPTHIAGLPVAVNINCHAARHMEVEL, from the coding sequence ATGAGAAAGATAAATGTAAGTGAGATAATAGACAAAGTTAAAGAAATGTGTATAAAGGCTAATTATGAATTAGGGGAAGATGTACTAAAAAAGCTACAAAGTGCCAAAGATAAAGAACAATCCCCTATAGGAAAAGATATTTTGGATAAGTTAATATGGAATGCAAATATATCAAAAGACAAACAAATGCCAATGTGTCAGGATACTGGAATGGCAGTTTTTTTTGTTGAAATAGGACAGGATATATATATAGAAGGTGGAAATTTAACTGAAGCAATAAATGAAGGAGTTAGACGTGGTTATAAAGAAGGATTTTTAAGAAAATCAGTAGTTAATGACCCAATAATAAGAGAAAATACCATGGACAATACACCTGCAATAATACATTATGATTTAGTCGAAGGAGATAGATTAAAAATAAGTTTTGCACCAAAGGGATTTGGAAGTGAAAATATGTCTGGCTTAAAAATGTTAAAACCATCAGATGGGATTGAAGGTATTAAGAAATTTGTTTTAGATGTAGTAAAAAATGCAGGTGCTAATCCTTGTCCTCCTATTGTTGTTGGTGTAGGTATTGGAGGGACAATGGAAAAAGCGTGTATATTAGCTAAAAAAGCTTTATTTAGAAAAATTGGAGAATTTAATCCTATAAAGCATATTGAAAAGTTAGAAAAAGAACTATTAGATGAGATTAATAAAACGGGGATAGGACCTCAGGGATTGGGAGGAGATGTTACAGCTTTATCTGTAAATATAGAAGTTTTTCCTACTCATATCGCTGGACTGCCTGTTGCAGTTAATATAAACTGTCATGCAGCAAGACATATGGAAGTAGAACTATGA
- a CDS encoding 50S ribosomal protein L25 → MADVHINCNLRNEIGSKACHRIRSRGQVPGVIYGHHFSGYSVQFDALELNKIIKEYGENALINVEVEGNTFPVMIKEIQRDPIKGNIIHIDLQKTYETEKIHVTVPIVLKGKEYVKNIGVVQQQLKNIEIECLPTQVPKNITVDISNLLTGRSLRVSDVEFGEEISVLNDKNEVIVSLASMKNEDGEEAENEDEINLV, encoded by the coding sequence ATGGCCGATGTACATATAAACTGTAATTTAAGAAATGAAATAGGCAGTAAAGCATGTCATAGAATTAGAAGTAGAGGACAGGTACCAGGTGTTATATATGGACATCATTTTTCAGGTTATAGTGTCCAATTTGATGCTTTGGAGCTTAACAAAATAATTAAGGAATATGGAGAAAATGCATTAATTAATGTTGAAGTAGAAGGAAATACTTTTCCAGTAATGATAAAAGAAATACAAAGAGATCCAATTAAAGGCAATATAATTCATATTGATTTGCAAAAGACTTATGAAACAGAAAAAATTCATGTTACAGTACCTATTGTGTTAAAAGGCAAGGAATATGTAAAAAATATTGGAGTTGTACAGCAGCAATTAAAAAATATAGAAATAGAATGTTTGCCTACACAAGTACCAAAGAATATTACAGTTGATATATCTAATCTTTTGACTGGTCGTTCATTAAGAGTATCCGATGTAGAATTTGGAGAAGAAATAAGTGTTTTAAACGATAAAAATGAAGTAATAGTATCACTTGCATCTATGAAGAATGAAGATGGTGAAGAAGCTGAAAATGAAGATGAAATAAACTTAGTATAA
- a CDS encoding 50S ribosomal protein L25, protein MAAPKLNVELRYEGGRRYSIKLRKDGFIPGVIYGHNKETKSIKLNEVETLKVLKRFGSGSTVNLSLNGEVIPAIIKEVQKDIIKDNLLHIDFQQLSEDEEIKVFVPVVLSGKGKVESSTTIIQQQIMELEIRCLPKYIPTTVEVDVSNLKFGDSITVGDLKLGDNIEILHDENEVIASLTANSKYEELEDDKNVPIYESDKSILDR, encoded by the coding sequence ATGGCTGCACCAAAATTGAATGTAGAATTGAGGTATGAAGGTGGCAGGAGGTACTCTATTAAATTAAGAAAAGATGGTTTTATACCAGGAGTAATTTATGGTCATAATAAAGAGACCAAAAGCATTAAACTAAATGAAGTTGAAACATTAAAAGTTTTAAAAAGATTCGGTTCAGGTTCTACAGTAAACTTGAGCTTAAACGGAGAAGTGATTCCAGCTATAATTAAAGAAGTACAAAAGGATATTATTAAAGATAATTTATTACATATAGACTTTCAACAACTTTCTGAAGATGAAGAAATTAAAGTTTTTGTTCCTGTAGTTTTATCTGGAAAAGGGAAAGTAGAGAGTTCTACAACTATTATTCAGCAACAGATAATGGAATTAGAAATAAGATGTTTACCAAAATACATACCAACTACTGTAGAAGTTGATGTATCTAATCTAAAATTTGGTGATTCTATTACAGTGGGGGACTTGAAGTTAGGAGATAATATAGAAATATTACATGATGAAAATGAAGTTATAGCATCATTAACTGCAAATAGTAAGTATGAAGAGCTTGAAGACGATAAGAATGTACCTATTTATGAAAGTGATAAGAGTATATTAGATAGATAA
- a CDS encoding thiamine pyrophosphate-dependent enzyme, whose product MALNLREAAKRPERFTGGHRLCAGCGASVTVRAVLRALKPEDKAVIGAATGCLEVSSFLYPYTAWKDSFIHNAFENAGATISGVEAAYTVLKKKGKINDTYKFIAFGGDGGTYDIGLQSLSGAMERGHDMVYVCYDNGAYMNTGIQRSSATPKYANTTTSPAGKVVPGKQQFRKDLTQVMAAHHIPYVAQTAPFGNFSDIHQKAEKAIYTEGPAFLNVFTPCPRGWRYDTPKLMEIVKLAIDTCYWPLYEVENGEWRLTYKPKKKLPIEDFLRPQGRFKHLFKPENQHLIEELQKEIDRRWEMLLEKCGE is encoded by the coding sequence ATGGCTTTAAATTTAAGAGAAGCTGCAAAGAGACCTGAAAGATTTACAGGTGGTCATAGATTATGTGCTGGATGTGGTGCTTCTGTAACTGTTCGTGCTGTTTTAAGAGCATTAAAACCAGAAGATAAAGCAGTTATAGGTGCTGCTACTGGTTGTTTAGAGGTTTCAAGTTTCTTGTATCCATATACAGCTTGGAAAGATTCATTTATTCATAACGCATTTGAAAATGCAGGAGCTACTATAAGTGGTGTTGAAGCTGCTTATACAGTTTTAAAGAAAAAAGGAAAAATAAACGATACTTATAAGTTTATAGCTTTTGGTGGAGACGGTGGTACTTACGATATAGGTCTTCAATCATTGTCAGGAGCAATGGAAAGAGGACATGACATGGTATATGTTTGCTATGACAATGGTGCTTATATGAATACTGGTATCCAAAGATCATCAGCTACTCCAAAATATGCAAATACAACAACTTCTCCAGCAGGAAAAGTTGTTCCAGGTAAGCAACAGTTTAGAAAAGATTTGACTCAAGTTATGGCAGCACATCATATACCATATGTTGCGCAAACTGCACCATTTGGTAACTTCAGTGATATACATCAAAAAGCTGAAAAAGCTATATATACTGAAGGACCAGCTTTCTTAAATGTATTTACTCCATGTCCTCGTGGATGGAGATATGATACTCCAAAATTAATGGAAATAGTTAAGTTAGCTATAGATACTTGCTACTGGCCATTATATGAAGTAGAAAATGGTGAGTGGAGATTAACATACAAGCCTAAGAAGAAACTTCCGATAGAAGACTTCTTAAGACCACAAGGAAGATTTAAACACTTATTCAAACCAGAAAATCAACATTTAATTGAAGAACTTCAAAAAGAAATTGACAGAAGATGGGAAATGCTCCTTGAAAAATGTGGAGAATAA
- the porA gene encoding pyruvate synthase subunit PorA produces MAIRERLSGNEAVATAMKQINPDVVAAFPITPSTEVPQYFSQFVANGSVDTEFVAVESEHSAMSACVGASAAGARVMTATSANGLALMWEILYIAASSRLPIVMPVINRALSGPINIHNDHSDSMGARDSGWIQLYSEDNQEAYDNIIQAIRIAEHKDVRLPVMVCLDGFIVSHSVENIELLETEKVKEFVGEYDPGLDTLLNPEQPVAMGPLDLPPHYFEHKRQQAEAMKNAKKVILEIAKEFEALTGRKYGLFEEYKMEDAEVAIVVLNSTAGTAKEVVDELREKGVKAGLIKIRVFRPFPVEELRDALKHVKAIAVMDKADSFSAAGGPVFVETRAALYDAETKPVVINYIYGLGGRDVRTNDIMKVYNDLLEIVETGEVKSVYNYLGVRE; encoded by the coding sequence ATGGCTATAAGAGAAAGATTAAGTGGTAACGAAGCAGTTGCAACTGCTATGAAACAAATAAATCCTGATGTTGTTGCAGCTTTCCCTATTACTCCATCAACTGAAGTACCACAGTATTTCTCACAATTTGTTGCTAATGGTTCAGTTGATACAGAGTTCGTTGCTGTTGAAAGTGAGCACAGTGCTATGAGTGCTTGCGTTGGTGCATCAGCTGCAGGTGCAAGGGTTATGACTGCTACATCAGCTAATGGTCTTGCTTTAATGTGGGAGATATTATATATAGCTGCTTCATCAAGATTACCAATAGTTATGCCTGTTATAAACAGAGCATTATCAGGTCCAATCAATATCCACAATGACCATAGTGATTCTATGGGAGCTAGAGATTCAGGTTGGATACAATTATATTCAGAAGATAATCAAGAAGCATATGATAATATAATTCAAGCTATTAGAATAGCAGAGCATAAAGATGTTAGACTGCCTGTAATGGTATGTTTAGATGGATTTATAGTTAGCCATTCAGTTGAAAATATAGAATTATTAGAAACTGAAAAGGTTAAAGAGTTTGTTGGTGAATACGATCCAGGTTTAGATACATTATTAAATCCAGAGCAACCAGTTGCTATGGGACCATTGGATTTACCACCACATTATTTTGAACATAAACGTCAACAAGCTGAAGCTATGAAGAATGCTAAGAAAGTTATTTTAGAAATAGCTAAAGAATTTGAAGCTTTAACAGGAAGAAAATACGGTTTATTTGAAGAGTATAAAATGGAAGATGCAGAGGTTGCTATTGTTGTACTTAACTCAACTGCAGGAACAGCTAAGGAAGTGGTTGATGAGTTAAGAGAAAAAGGTGTAAAAGCTGGATTAATTAAGATAAGAGTATTTAGACCATTCCCTGTTGAAGAATTAAGAGATGCATTAAAACATGTTAAAGCTATAGCTGTAATGGATAAAGCAGATAGTTTCTCAGCTGCTGGTGGTCCAGTATTTGTTGAAACTAGAGCAGCATTATATGATGCTGAAACTAAGCCAGTTGTAATAAACTATATTTATGGTTTAGGTGGTAGAGACGTAAGAACTAATGATATTATGAAGGTATACAATGACTTACTTGAAATAGTTGAAACAGGAGAAGTTAAGTCAGTTTACAACTACTTAGGTGTAAGAGAATAG
- a CDS encoding 4Fe-4S binding protein, translated as MKDNKKVTITTETTWKEITPGGIIYEAGNAHNYKTGEWRSMRPIWNSEKCKQCLLCFPVCPDSSILLEDGKVVGIDYDHCKGCGVCVEACPFKVFDFVKED; from the coding sequence ATGAAAGATAATAAAAAGGTTACAATAACTACTGAAACGACTTGGAAAGAAATAACTCCAGGTGGAATCATCTATGAAGCTGGTAATGCGCATAATTATAAAACTGGCGAATGGAGATCAATGAGACCTATCTGGAATAGTGAGAAATGTAAACAGTGTTTATTATGCTTCCCAGTATGCCCTGACTCATCAATATTACTTGAAGACGGAAAAGTAGTAGGAATTGACTATGACCATTGTAAAGGCTGTGGGGTATGTGTAGAGGCATGTCCATTTAAAGTATTTGACTTTGTTAAAGAAGATTAG
- a CDS encoding 2-oxoacid:acceptor oxidoreductase family protein yields the protein MANKMVEIRWHGRGGQGAKTASLLLAEAAFATGKFIQGFPEYGPERMGAPITAYNRISDSKIRIHSNIYEPDYVVVVDETLLKDVDVTAGLKKEGAIVINSEKSPEELRPLLKGYEGRVYTIDARKISIEALGKYFPNTPMLGAIVKVANIMEEEVFLKAMEESFAHKFATKPEVIEGNMEAIKRALKEVKGDER from the coding sequence ATGGCAAACAAAATGGTTGAAATTCGTTGGCATGGCCGTGGTGGTCAAGGTGCAAAAACTGCTTCATTATTATTAGCTGAAGCTGCATTTGCTACAGGTAAATTTATTCAAGGATTCCCTGAGTATGGTCCAGAAAGAATGGGAGCACCAATTACAGCTTATAACAGAATTAGTGATAGCAAAATAAGAATACATAGTAATATTTATGAACCAGACTATGTAGTAGTTGTTGATGAGACTTTACTTAAAGACGTAGATGTAACGGCTGGATTGAAAAAAGAGGGCGCTATTGTAATTAACTCAGAAAAGAGCCCAGAAGAATTAAGACCGCTTTTAAAAGGATATGAAGGAAGAGTTTACACTATTGATGCAAGAAAAATTTCAATTGAAGCATTAGGAAAATACTTCCCAAATACTCCAATGTTAGGAGCTATAGTTAAAGTTGCTAACATAATGGAAGAAGAAGTATTCTTAAAAGCTATGGAAGAATCTTTTGCTCATAAGTTTGCTACAAAGCCAGAGGTTATCGAAGGAAATATGGAAGCTATCAAGAGAGCCTTGAAGGAGGTTAAGGGCGATGAAAGATAA
- a CDS encoding pro-sigmaK processing inhibitor BofA family protein: protein MGLGLEVGVALSYIVALAVILIVVTILLKPLKLILKLIINGIIGLVLLLSVNFFGKFIGIKIGINIITIIIAGFLGIPGVILLIIINYIL, encoded by the coding sequence ATGGGCTTGGGTTTAGAGGTGGGGGTAGCTTTATCTTATATAGTGGCATTAGCCGTAATATTAATTGTTGTAACAATTCTTTTAAAACCGTTAAAATTAATTTTAAAATTAATAATTAATGGAATAATAGGTTTAGTATTACTTTTGTCAGTAAATTTTTTCGGTAAGTTTATTGGAATAAAGATAGGGATTAATATTATAACGATAATCATTGCAGGATTTTTAGGGATACCAGGAGTGATTTTGTTAATAATAATAAATTATATTTTGTAA
- a CDS encoding YaaL family protein, whose amino-acid sequence MSNMFSQNKVKTLLNVNNLLVNMKDKLIHHKSNEEEFFKALKMAHFEWKEAENYFQNVTDPDLIDFAIYNMEAAKTKYIYLLKEARKKGIKASV is encoded by the coding sequence ATGTCAAATATGTTTTCGCAAAATAAAGTGAAAACACTTTTGAATGTAAATAACTTATTAGTTAATATGAAGGACAAGTTGATTCACCATAAAAGCAATGAAGAGGAATTTTTTAAAGCCTTAAAAATGGCACATTTTGAATGGAAAGAAGCAGAAAATTATTTTCAAAATGTAACAGATCCCGATTTAATAGATTTTGCTATCTATAATATGGAGGCTGCAAAAACAAAATATATCTACCTTTTAAAAGAAGCTAGAAAAAAAGGAATAAAAGCATCTGTATAA
- the recR gene encoding recombination mediator RecR, which yields MEYFPKPIAKLIEEFSKLPGIGKKTAQRLTFYVLNMKKEEAMNLANAIVNAKRDIKYCSVCGNLTDRDPCLICSNKRRDETLICVVEDPKDIVAMERTKEFKGLYHVLHGSISPMEGIGPEDIRIRELLIRIKNSPVKEVILATNPTIEGEATAMYISKLIKPMGIKTTRIAHGIPVGGDLEYADEVTLSKALEGRREI from the coding sequence ATGGAATACTTTCCTAAACCAATTGCAAAATTGATAGAAGAATTTTCGAAATTGCCTGGTATAGGTAAAAAAACGGCTCAACGATTAACATTTTATGTACTTAATATGAAAAAAGAAGAAGCCATGAATCTTGCAAATGCAATAGTTAATGCAAAAAGGGATATTAAATATTGTAGTGTATGTGGCAATTTAACAGATAGAGATCCTTGTCTAATTTGCAGCAATAAAAGAAGAGATGAAACGTTAATATGTGTAGTTGAAGACCCTAAAGATATAGTTGCAATGGAGAGAACTAAAGAATTTAAGGGACTTTATCATGTACTTCATGGCAGTATTTCACCTATGGAAGGTATTGGACCAGAGGACATTAGAATCAGAGAATTACTAATTAGAATAAAAAATAGTCCAGTAAAAGAAGTGATTTTAGCTACAAATCCTACTATTGAAGGTGAAGCTACAGCAATGTATATATCTAAGCTTATAAAACCAATGGGGATAAAAACCACTAGAATAGCCCACGGAATACCAGTGGGAGGAGATTTAGAATATGCAGATGAAGTTACACTATCAAAGGCTTTAGAAGGAAGAAGAGAAATATAA